A section of the Triplophysa dalaica isolate WHDGS20190420 chromosome 8, ASM1584641v1, whole genome shotgun sequence genome encodes:
- the crfb4 gene encoding cytokine receptor family member b4, with protein MRILHTTLQHTNDINLIMAFSALSRLSSVLLYIGLISSEKIPEPENVRVLSSDMGLQLMWDPPKNISDQLLRYTAEMSGWMVFEAVCTNISSHSCDFTDHVPTPFGTYRLRVKTELNGETSDWIVTKEFAVDKITNISGPHVELKSRKGQTEVHITDPPMKKKNLRDVFGSISYLIHYWKEGEVTKEELIREQNRIMLPFLEPQVSYCVQVAVLCSVITISDFSNVTCVTNTASDEVESWFIAVLLLGSFLVVSGTVVLIFLAVWCSYKVCRMIYPDAKLPPHLKQYLYERPSSSVLLSAPPKENVHEVRILHEETHNTQQAERPIRAQHNQTDCWTRVDIKERDEEQRLLDEIKL; from the exons ATGAGGATTTTACACACAACTCTTCAACACACGAATGATATTAATCTGATCATGGCGTTCAGCGCGTTATCTCGTCTGTCTTCAGTTTTACTTTATATCGGCCTCATCAGCTCAG AGAAAATACCTGAGCCTGAAAATGTGCGAGTGTTATCATCAGACATGGGATTACAGCTGATGTGggaccccccaaaaaacatctCTGATCAACTCTTGAGATACACTGCAGAGATGAG TGGATGGATGGTTTTTGAGGCCGTGTGTACAAACATCTCTTCACACAGCTGTGACTTCACCGATCACGTCCCCACCCCTTTTGGAACATATCGTCTTCGTGTTAAGACGGAGCTCAATGGAGAGACTTCTGACTGGATAGTGACAAAAGAGTTTGCAGTCGACAAAATAA ctaaTATAAGTGGGCCACATGTGGAGCTGAAGAGCAGAAAGGGTCAAACAGAAGTTCACATCACTGATCCTCCCATGAAGAAAAAGAACCTGAGGGATGTGTTCGGCAGTATTTCTTACCTCATCCATTACTGGAAAGAAGGAGAAGTGACAAAG GAGGAACTAATAAGAGAGCAGAACAGAATCATGTTACCGTTTCTGGAGCCGCAGGTGAGCTACTGTGTTCAGGTGGCAGTTCTGTGTTCCGTCATCACAATCAGTGACTTCAGCAATGTCACCTGTGTGACCAACACGGCCAGCG aTGAGGTGGAGAGCTGGTTCATAGCGGTGCTGTTGTTGGGGAGTTTTCTGGTGGTGTCAGGGACTGTGGTTCTCATCTTTCTGGCTGTGTGGTGCAGTTATAAAGTGTGCCGGATGATTTATCCTGATGCCAAACTACCTCCACACTTGAAACAG TATCTGTATGAACGGCCTTCGTCCTCCGTGTTGTTGAGCGCTCCGCCAAAGGAGAACGTTCATGAGGTCAGGATCCTTCACGAGGAGACGCACAACACACAGCAGGCGGAGCGGCCAATCAGAGCTCAGCATAATCAAACAGATTGTTGGACAAGAGTGGAtataaaagagagagatgaagaacaGAGATTACTTGATGAAATCAAACTGTAG
- the crfb2 gene encoding cytokine receptor family member b2 encodes MMCVKTEIFIFISLIHTSLCMDIPAPVNLSISSEHFVHLLSWSLGPDTPAGVHYTVSMRSLSNRSVMLVKGCEKVTSPLQCNLTEAFSDATETYYTNVSAVLRNHTSPPALCRPFKPVENTTLESPLVSVSVYNTSLHVSLRSPSPALHGIYNRFDYRLSITSEDGPEFHKTVKDLQNLTVNDLTPGRRYCVNVSIIDHKYSSRPMVCVSTPKADNISVTDVLMAVGLFLLMVLIVMCVAPRLLSYFLFQKGDLPEVLKSFKNHHQVYRVLHLPSESISTLTDDTDALHTMKKNTDEHEETDGDAEEDGVMYERLATQPLQAPDTSWSSAFVPESSCGCGSPLKPSSGVHESSAGVQSSGCSGSEGDGVSDSHPLLTETPALIKCVDEPDGAALEEEDVNLCSVMLHHYTSCSSSQEFELIADSFDTPVNMHMSDCEQESEEEYSEYLSRS; translated from the exons ATGATGTGTGTAAAGACAGagatcttcatcttcatctctcTCATTCACACGA GCTTATGTATGGACATCCCCGCTCCTGTAAATCTCAGCATATCATCTGAACATTTTGTTCACTTATTGTCCTGGAGTTTGGGACCAGACACCCCTGCTGGTGTTCACTACACAGTCAGCATGCGCTCACTCAG cAATCGCAGTGTGATGCTGGTGAAGGGTTGTGAGAAGGTGACGTCTCCTCTGCAGTGTAATCTTACAGAAGCGTTCTCCGATGCAACTGAAACCTATTACACAAACGTATCTGCTGTCCTGAGGAACCACACGTCACCCCCGGCTCTCTGCAGACCCTTCAAACCCGTCGAGAACA CCACGCTGGAGTCTCCGCTGGTGTCTGTCAGCGTCTATAACACATCTCTGCATGTGAGCCTCCGATCACCTTCTCCTGCTCTTCATGGCATCTATAACAGATTTGACTACAGACTCAGCATCACCAGTGAGGATGGACCTGAG TTTCATAAGACAGTCAAGGACTTACAGAACCTGACTGTGAATGACCTGACGCCCGGCCGCAGATACTGTGTGAACGTCAGCATCATTGATCACAAATACTCCAGCAGACCTATGGTGTGTGTGTCCACTCCTAAAGCTGACAACATCTCAG TTACAGATGTCCTGATGGCTGTGGGTCTCTTTCTGCTGATGGTGCTGATAGTCATGTGCGTCGCTCCAAGACTTCTCTCTTACTTCCTGTTTCAAAAAGGAGATCTGCCTGAAGTTCTG aagtcTTTTAAGAATCATCATCAAGTCTACCGTGTTCTCCACCTCCCCTCTGAATCCATCAGCACGCTGACAGACGACACAGACGCTCTCCACACCATGAAGAAGAACACGGATGAACATGAAGAGACAGATGGAGACGCTGAAGAGGACGGCGTGATGTACGAGAGACTAGCCACACAACCTCTTCAAGCTCCAGACACGTCCTGGTCTTCTGCTTTTGTGCCAGAATCATCCTGTGGCTGTGGGTCGCCGCTGAAGCCCAGTTCAGGGGTCCACGAGTCCTCGGCAGGCGTCCAGAGCTCCGGCTGTAGCGGTTCTGAGGGAGACGGTGTCAGTGATTCTCATCCTCTCCTCACAGAAACACCAGCGCTGATCAAGTGTGTGGACGAGCCCGACGGAGCTGCGCTGGAGGAGGAGGACGTCAATCTGTGTTCAGTCATGTTACATCACTACACATCGTGCAGTAGTTCACAGGAGTTTGAGCTCATCGCCGACTCGTTTGACACGCCTGTCAACATGCACATGTCTGACTGTGAGCAGGAGAGCGAGGAGGAATATTCAGAGTACTTGAGCCGATCCTAG